A portion of the Edaphobacter lichenicola genome contains these proteins:
- a CDS encoding pyridoxamine 5'-phosphate oxidase family protein, which translates to MGRRFAELAFTPLVKEQQKQHGSRHLYERMERSNDPGDSLGPYERAFIEASDGFYMASVTETGWPYVQYRGGLKGFLHVLDDRTLGFADLRGNKQYISVGNLQHEDRVALFFMDYAHQTRLKVLGRAKVHEGDAEARKLIDQLRMPEEKTPAERAMLIHVEGFDWNCPQHITPRYTEEELDKALEPMRLRIEKLEGENKRLRALTESK; encoded by the coding sequence ATGGGCCGACGCTTCGCAGAACTCGCCTTCACTCCCCTCGTGAAAGAGCAGCAGAAACAACACGGCAGCCGCCATCTCTACGAACGCATGGAGCGCTCCAACGATCCTGGCGATAGCCTTGGCCCCTATGAGCGCGCCTTCATCGAAGCCAGCGACGGCTTCTACATGGCATCCGTCACCGAAACCGGCTGGCCCTACGTCCAATATCGCGGCGGTCTCAAAGGTTTCCTCCATGTCCTCGACGATCGCACCCTCGGATTCGCCGACCTGCGCGGCAACAAGCAGTACATCAGCGTCGGCAACCTCCAGCACGAAGACCGCGTGGCCCTCTTCTTCATGGACTACGCCCACCAAACGCGGCTGAAGGTCCTCGGTCGCGCCAAGGTTCACGAAGGCGACGCCGAAGCACGCAAGCTCATCGACCAACTGCGTATGCCGGAAGAAAAAACTCCAGCCGAACGCGCCATGCTCATTCACGTTGAAGGGTTCGACTGGAACTGCCCTCAGCACATCACCCCTCGCTACACCGAAGAAGAGTTAGACAAGGCACTCGAACCGATGCGGCTGCGCATCGAGAAACTCGAAGGAGAGAACAAACGCCTGCGAGCCCTCACCGAATCGAAATAA
- a CDS encoding SRPBCC family protein — MAEQSVIHNTFVIERSYPKSPEVVFSAFSDAAKRRRWFADSDTNEVEAFESDFRVGGTDRVLYRLNEKTPFKGVLLTNEGTYQNIVPDKCVVMASRMTLGDKRISASLVTIELLPTDKGTDLICTHQGAFFEGADGPQMREAGWRRLFENLAKELAR; from the coding sequence ATGGCAGAACAATCCGTCATCCACAACACATTCGTCATCGAACGCAGTTATCCCAAGTCGCCGGAAGTTGTCTTCTCCGCCTTCTCCGATGCCGCCAAAAGGCGCCGCTGGTTTGCCGACAGCGATACCAACGAAGTCGAAGCATTTGAATCTGACTTTCGAGTCGGAGGGACTGATCGAGTTCTCTACCGCTTGAATGAAAAAACCCCCTTCAAAGGCGTCCTGCTAACCAATGAAGGCACCTATCAGAACATTGTCCCAGACAAGTGCGTCGTCATGGCCTCAAGAATGACTCTCGGGGACAAGCGCATCTCAGCTTCGCTCGTCACCATCGAGCTCTTGCCGACGGACAAAGGAACGGACCTCATCTGCACCCATCAGGGAGCTTTCTTTGAAGGCGCCGACGGTCCTCAGATGCGAGAGGCGGGTTGGCGGCGACTCTTCGAAAACCTCGCAAAGGAACTGGCAAGATAG
- a CDS encoding ArsR/SmtB family transcription factor, protein MPAKKPNVHRVFHALGDPTRRLILETLTAGPVSVSQLATPLKITLAAVVQHLQVLEESGLVRTEKSGRVRTCSLDLAGFALAQQWIADRRSPWEKRLDRLGDLLAEPDEHS, encoded by the coding sequence ATGCCAGCTAAAAAACCGAACGTCCACCGTGTCTTTCACGCTCTCGGCGACCCCACCCGCCGATTGATTCTCGAAACGCTGACTGCGGGACCAGTCTCTGTCTCGCAGTTAGCGACTCCTCTCAAGATCACCCTCGCCGCCGTCGTGCAACACCTGCAGGTATTGGAAGAGAGCGGTTTGGTACGCACGGAGAAGAGCGGCAGAGTGCGCACCTGCAGCCTCGATCTAGCAGGCTTCGCGCTAGCACAGCAGTGGATCGCCGATCGCCGCTCCCCATGGGAGAAGCGCCTCGACCGACTGGGCGATCTGCTCGCAGAGCCTGACGAACACTCATAA
- a CDS encoding gamma-glutamyltransferase family protein, producing MRRRSFIAALPLAVTGSIASVQPSIALTQGGEQKSGAPDASLPKFQPAGTERFVRPDVHAGDRVSGASFASRSAAMGCSGAAGTAHPIATLTAIEILKRGGSAIDAAIAANACLGFLEPTSSGIGGDCYAMIWDPKLSKVVGLAGSGRSPKSLSLETARARAKNGVLPSLGAITVSVPGALDAWWTLHQRYGKLKWAELFEPAIHLAESGVPVPQIIGYYIKRNLTIFTRPGSGVEETANALHTWAPNGKAPNEGDVFRNPDLARTYKMIAEGGRDAYYDGPIAKTIDAYFKRIGGWLSAEDLRDQHAEWGDPLVTNYRGVDVYGMAANTQGLATLQLLNIAENFDLRNMGFQSPQSLHIQIEAKRLAYEDRARYYADPHFAKIPYEFLNSKSYAAERAKLIKPDSILTPVHPGQAPSHGDTTYFTVSDKDGIMISMIQSNFRGMGSGLVADGLGFMFQDRGELFSLQDGHPNIYAPGKRPFQTIIPGFATKDGKPWMSFGVMGGDMQPMGQAQIIINRVDYGLDIQAAGDSPRWHHEGSSQSMGEDPKDLGPTGILRLEAGVPESTRKALIALGWPMAPSDGGFGRYECIEHRMDGPDRVYAAASEMRADGCALAY from the coding sequence TTGCGCCGTCGCTCCTTCATCGCCGCCCTTCCCCTCGCTGTAACTGGTTCCATCGCCTCCGTTCAGCCATCCATCGCCCTCACTCAAGGCGGCGAGCAGAAATCAGGCGCACCCGACGCATCTCTACCAAAGTTCCAGCCCGCAGGCACCGAGCGCTTCGTGCGGCCAGACGTTCACGCAGGCGATCGCGTCTCCGGCGCAAGCTTCGCCAGCCGCTCCGCCGCGATGGGTTGCTCCGGAGCAGCAGGCACAGCACATCCCATCGCAACCCTCACTGCGATCGAAATCCTCAAGCGCGGCGGCTCTGCAATCGACGCGGCAATCGCCGCCAACGCCTGCCTCGGCTTCCTCGAACCCACCAGCTCCGGCATCGGCGGCGACTGCTACGCCATGATCTGGGACCCCAAGCTCTCCAAGGTCGTCGGCCTCGCCGGCTCCGGTCGCTCTCCCAAATCCCTGAGCCTCGAAACCGCTCGCGCCCGCGCAAAAAACGGAGTCCTCCCATCCCTGGGAGCAATCACCGTCTCCGTTCCCGGCGCACTCGACGCTTGGTGGACCCTCCACCAGCGCTACGGCAAGCTCAAATGGGCCGAGCTCTTCGAGCCCGCAATCCATCTCGCCGAATCCGGCGTCCCCGTCCCACAGATCATCGGCTACTACATCAAGCGCAACCTCACCATCTTCACCCGCCCCGGCTCAGGAGTCGAGGAGACCGCCAACGCCCTGCACACCTGGGCTCCCAACGGCAAAGCTCCGAACGAAGGCGATGTCTTCCGAAACCCCGATCTAGCCCGCACGTACAAGATGATCGCCGAAGGCGGCCGCGACGCCTACTACGACGGCCCCATCGCCAAGACCATCGACGCCTACTTCAAGCGCATCGGCGGCTGGCTCTCCGCCGAAGACCTCCGCGACCAGCACGCCGAATGGGGCGACCCGCTAGTCACCAACTACCGCGGCGTTGACGTCTACGGCATGGCCGCCAACACGCAGGGCCTCGCCACCCTCCAGCTCCTCAACATCGCTGAAAACTTCGACCTCCGCAACATGGGCTTCCAGTCCCCACAGTCCCTCCACATCCAGATCGAAGCCAAGCGCCTCGCCTACGAAGACCGCGCCCGCTACTACGCCGATCCCCACTTCGCCAAGATCCCCTACGAGTTCCTCAACTCCAAGTCCTACGCCGCCGAGCGCGCCAAGCTCATCAAGCCCGACAGTATCCTCACCCCGGTCCATCCCGGCCAGGCACCCAGCCACGGCGACACCACCTACTTCACCGTCTCCGACAAAGACGGCATCATGATCTCCATGATCCAGTCCAACTTCCGCGGCATGGGCTCCGGCCTCGTCGCCGACGGCCTCGGCTTCATGTTCCAGGATCGCGGCGAACTCTTCTCCCTCCAGGACGGTCACCCCAACATCTACGCCCCCGGCAAGCGCCCCTTCCAAACCATCATCCCCGGCTTCGCCACCAAAGACGGCAAGCCATGGATGTCCTTCGGCGTCATGGGCGGCGACATGCAGCCCATGGGCCAGGCCCAGATCATCATCAACCGAGTCGACTACGGCCTCGACATCCAGGCCGCAGGCGACAGCCCACGCTGGCACCACGAAGGCAGCTCGCAATCCATGGGCGAAGATCCCAAAGACCTCGGCCCGACAGGCATCCTCCGCCTCGAAGCCGGAGTTCCCGAGTCCACTCGCAAAGCCCTCATCGCCCTAGGCTGGCCCATGGCCCCCTCCGACGGAGGCTTCGGCCGCTACGAATGCATCGAACACCGCATGGACGGCCCCGACCGCGTCTACGCCGCCGCCAGCGAGATGCGAGCCGACGGCTGCGCCCTCGCCTACTAG
- a CDS encoding protease pro-enzyme activation domain-containing protein has translation MKRICRVVPPFFLTVLLFCSSSAFAQQPTPRLARSIADSARTVLAGSRTPQALRGQDLGPVSPEMAIPGITLVFKRSPEQEDALQDLLTTQQNSASPLYHHWLTPDTFAARFGMADEDITAAETWLQSRGFHIESIARSRDRITFSGTAAQVQSAFGTDLHYYQVDGEKHFAPAADLTLPTELASVTAAVLHLSNFRPKPSIKVQTRPKPDFTSLSTQAHYLVPRDIVTMYDLDTFFQGGAAGSGQSLAVVGQSYVNTSPGSAVSQFTSVVGGGGAITPVLVPGSGPEAILAGDESESELDLEYSSGIATSANIFFVYVGGNQNYDIFDALGFAIDQDIAPVISISYGLCEALMSETDMDQGNSLFQQASAQGQTLVAASGDNGSTACVVFTNSGLTLTQQQALSVLYPASSPYVTAVGGTQMAAGTFTAGSSQYWASATQSDTIGSLLSYVPEVAWNEDSTSLGIAAGGGGASSHFARPTWQTGVPGIPYGSSRMLPDIALQASIESPGFLMCTDDLSFIGAEGQTSSCEDGLVGSNNKYTVAGGTSFAAPIFAGLIAILNQAEHTIGQGNINPILYSLASNPKSYASAFHDITAGSIACVQGVSGCAAPGESGYAAAPGYDEATGLGSVDFNNLVTAWPTTTDTSLTSTAILINVAEFTANPVAANPEDNVPLQIIVDSLSESTVPTAPTGAVSISLDGAVAQSSLAITPENPPNIGASVSYSFVAPNAVGSHLLTVKYLGDATHSPSTGTFSVLVGNVKATGSFTVNASNLTVANGSQGSIPISVTPAAGYSGRVVWSLSAATTNGTDELCYSLGASSTNNLNAATLNIGVGSSCTRVVSGEPTNLRTVTSHTSSKKENSSPWRNTSGLVVCASLIACGSLFTRRRLSLSLWLAIVLITVASLGLSGCGGSSGGSSGGTGNTTPPANPTTYTLTLTGTDSVNTAITASTTFTLTVK, from the coding sequence ATGAAGCGGATTTGCCGAGTTGTTCCGCCGTTCTTTTTGACGGTCCTGCTGTTTTGCTCATCATCTGCCTTTGCACAACAACCCACACCGCGACTAGCGAGAAGCATCGCGGATAGCGCACGAACCGTTCTTGCCGGATCACGTACTCCGCAGGCGCTAAGGGGACAAGACCTCGGCCCCGTCTCGCCAGAGATGGCCATCCCCGGCATCACTCTGGTCTTCAAGCGCTCGCCTGAGCAGGAAGACGCGCTACAAGATCTACTGACCACGCAGCAGAACAGTGCCTCCCCTCTCTACCACCATTGGCTAACCCCGGATACATTCGCGGCCCGCTTTGGCATGGCTGACGAGGACATCACAGCAGCTGAGACCTGGTTGCAATCGCGTGGTTTCCACATAGAGAGCATCGCACGCAGTCGTGATCGCATCACCTTCTCCGGCACTGCCGCACAAGTGCAATCTGCCTTCGGCACAGACCTTCACTACTATCAGGTAGACGGAGAAAAACACTTCGCCCCGGCAGCCGACCTCACGCTGCCCACCGAGCTAGCCTCAGTCACCGCAGCCGTCCTCCACCTCTCAAACTTCCGCCCCAAACCATCCATCAAAGTACAAACCCGCCCAAAGCCGGACTTCACATCGCTCTCAACTCAAGCTCATTACCTTGTTCCAAGAGACATTGTCACCATGTACGACCTTGACACGTTCTTTCAGGGCGGAGCCGCGGGAAGCGGTCAAAGTCTTGCTGTCGTGGGGCAGTCTTACGTCAACACATCGCCAGGTTCGGCCGTCTCCCAATTTACAAGCGTCGTGGGTGGTGGCGGCGCTATCACACCTGTTCTGGTTCCTGGATCCGGGCCGGAGGCCATTCTGGCAGGAGATGAGAGTGAATCAGAGCTCGACCTCGAATATTCTTCAGGCATCGCCACCAGCGCCAATATCTTCTTCGTCTATGTCGGCGGCAATCAAAACTACGACATCTTCGATGCGTTGGGGTTCGCTATTGATCAGGACATCGCTCCCGTCATCAGTATCAGCTACGGCCTCTGCGAGGCGCTGATGAGTGAGACAGATATGGACCAGGGAAACTCCCTCTTCCAACAGGCTTCGGCTCAGGGACAAACTCTCGTCGCAGCTTCAGGAGACAACGGTTCTACCGCGTGCGTCGTTTTCACCAACTCTGGACTAACGCTCACCCAACAGCAGGCTCTCTCCGTCTTATATCCCGCATCTAGTCCTTACGTCACGGCAGTAGGCGGAACTCAGATGGCGGCGGGAACCTTCACCGCGGGCTCCAGTCAGTATTGGGCAAGTGCAACCCAATCCGATACGATCGGGTCGTTGCTCTCTTACGTTCCAGAGGTAGCTTGGAACGAAGATTCAACCTCGTTGGGTATCGCTGCGGGTGGCGGCGGCGCCAGTTCTCATTTCGCTCGTCCGACTTGGCAGACTGGCGTACCTGGAATACCATACGGATCCTCTCGTATGTTACCCGATATAGCTCTCCAGGCTTCCATCGAGAGCCCAGGATTCCTCATGTGCACAGACGATCTGTCCTTTATCGGAGCGGAGGGGCAGACATCCAGTTGTGAAGACGGACTTGTAGGCAGTAACAATAAATACACGGTAGCGGGAGGAACCAGCTTTGCGGCCCCCATCTTCGCCGGTCTAATCGCCATTCTCAACCAGGCCGAGCATACGATAGGACAGGGAAACATCAATCCCATCCTTTACAGTCTGGCTTCGAATCCGAAATCCTACGCTTCTGCCTTTCACGACATTACCGCCGGCTCTATCGCATGTGTTCAAGGCGTCAGCGGCTGCGCCGCTCCGGGGGAGTCAGGCTACGCGGCAGCACCCGGCTACGACGAAGCGACCGGTCTCGGCAGTGTGGACTTCAACAACCTCGTAACCGCATGGCCGACCACTACGGACACAAGCCTTACGTCAACAGCCATCTTGATTAACGTTGCAGAATTTACGGCTAATCCTGTTGCGGCCAATCCCGAAGATAACGTCCCACTCCAGATCATCGTAGATTCGCTCTCTGAAAGCACTGTTCCAACCGCGCCCACCGGGGCCGTCTCGATATCTTTGGATGGAGCTGTGGCACAGTCTTCCCTCGCGATCACTCCAGAGAACCCGCCCAATATCGGGGCGTCAGTCAGTTACAGTTTCGTCGCTCCCAACGCCGTCGGCTCTCACCTCCTCACTGTTAAATACCTCGGCGATGCAACGCACTCTCCTTCTACTGGAACGTTTTCGGTCCTGGTGGGAAATGTGAAAGCCACCGGTAGCTTCACCGTCAACGCCTCGAATCTCACAGTCGCAAACGGCAGCCAGGGAAGCATCCCGATCAGCGTGACGCCCGCTGCGGGCTACAGTGGCAGGGTCGTATGGTCTCTCTCCGCCGCAACTACGAATGGCACCGACGAACTGTGTTATTCCCTCGGCGCATCATCCACCAACAATCTAAACGCAGCCACACTCAACATCGGCGTCGGGTCGTCATGTACTCGTGTGGTTTCGGGCGAACCCACGAACCTTCGTACTGTCACCTCACACACTTCCTCGAAAAAGGAAAACTCGTCACCATGGCGCAACACTTCGGGCCTTGTCGTCTGTGCAAGCCTGATCGCATGCGGATCTCTCTTCACAAGAAGAAGACTCAGCCTATCGCTATGGCTCGCCATCGTGCTCATCACTGTAGCCAGCCTAGGGCTTTCGGGTTGTGGAGGAAGTAGTGGCGGAAGTTCCGGAGGAACCGGCAATACAACACCCCCGGCCAATCCGACCACCTACACCCTCACGTTGACCGGAACCGACTCCGTGAACACTGCAATCACGGCCTCAACCACCTTCACCCTCACGGTGAAATAG
- a CDS encoding DUF899 family protein, which produces MTASSTLTPATELAANNKSHFPNESPEYRKARNLLLAEEIELRRHIERVAELRRALPPGGTVPEDYALEGEKGTVRLSELFSDKQTLIIYSMMFGPQRERACPVCTSFLSAWDGTTRNLRERVALAVFARSPIQRLLDYKKERGWQNLQLYSDMSGDYTRTYVNPDDADVPGLIVFTRRDGTIRHFWSGEISGEMADPGQDPRGAPEIDPLWTFLDLNPEGRGTDWYPKLEYTPAPLTTIK; this is translated from the coding sequence ATGACCGCCAGCAGCACTCTCACCCCGGCAACCGAACTCGCAGCAAATAACAAATCGCACTTCCCAAACGAAAGCCCCGAGTACAGGAAGGCCCGCAATCTTCTCCTCGCCGAAGAGATTGAACTCCGACGACACATCGAACGAGTCGCCGAGTTGCGCCGTGCCTTACCCCCAGGCGGCACCGTGCCCGAGGACTACGCCCTCGAAGGCGAAAAAGGAACCGTCCGCCTCTCCGAACTCTTCAGCGACAAGCAGACCCTCATCATCTACAGCATGATGTTCGGCCCACAACGCGAACGGGCGTGTCCAGTGTGCACCTCATTCCTCTCCGCATGGGACGGAACTACAAGGAACCTCCGCGAGCGCGTCGCCCTCGCCGTCTTCGCACGCTCGCCCATCCAGCGCCTCCTCGACTACAAAAAAGAACGAGGCTGGCAGAACCTGCAACTCTACTCCGACATGAGCGGCGACTACACCCGCACCTACGTCAACCCCGATGACGCCGATGTTCCAGGGTTGATCGTCTTCACCCGCCGCGATGGCACCATTCGCCACTTCTGGAGCGGCGAAATCAGCGGCGAGATGGCGGACCCCGGCCAGGATCCACGTGGCGCCCCCGAGATCGACCCACTATGGACATTCCTCGACCTCAACCCCGAAGGCCGCGGCACCGACTGGTATCCAAAACTCGAATACACACCAGCCCCACTCACAACCATCAAATAA
- a CDS encoding ester cyclase: MSTTENNKAVIGRFIEEVINQNRMNRADDLTVEDFVELDPFPGQRQGREGLKEVLGMMRTAFPDIHWVVDKMVAEGDTVVTGFSWTGTHRGALLGVPATRRNVTVKGVVIDQLANGKMNKSRLLMDRYGDDAAAWGGAVCVVVLSGSSFEGLLQRLPAAESVFVDLHVDALASKLYAFHAEAKTLFGCGFAS, translated from the coding sequence ATGAGTACGACTGAGAACAATAAGGCTGTGATCGGCAGATTTATTGAAGAAGTAATTAACCAGAACCGAATGAACCGGGCGGACGATCTGACGGTCGAGGATTTTGTGGAACTGGATCCGTTTCCTGGCCAGCGGCAGGGGCGGGAGGGTTTGAAAGAAGTGTTGGGAATGATGCGTACGGCATTTCCGGATATTCATTGGGTGGTAGACAAGATGGTGGCCGAAGGGGATACGGTCGTCACGGGGTTTAGCTGGACGGGTACACATCGGGGTGCGCTTCTTGGGGTGCCGGCTACGCGCAGGAATGTGACGGTGAAGGGCGTTGTGATCGATCAGTTGGCGAACGGGAAGATGAACAAGAGTCGGCTTCTGATGGATAGGTATGGGGATGATGCAGCAGCTTGGGGTGGTGCCGTCTGCGTAGTCGTTCTGAGCGGATCAAGTTTTGAAGGATTACTTCAGCGTCTCCCAGCTGCGGAGAGTGTGTTCGTAGATCTCCATGTTGACGCGCTTGCCTCGAAACTTTACGCCTTCCATGCCGAGGCGAAAACGTTGTTCGGCTGCGGCTTCGCCTCTTAG
- a CDS encoding DUF4337 domain-containing protein, translating to MVTVLGHRSHTEAVLMQSRAGDQWNEYQAKKIRMDNLSVTVDLLAMEPTINAAAADTKRHEYEAHIEKWNEDLAKEQEKAREFESEVTKAEAKASRYDLGEALLQIAVVLCSITLFTRKRAYFLLGLSLGAAGLIVAVSALLIH from the coding sequence ATGGTCACCGTTCTCGGTCATCGCAGCCATACTGAGGCCGTTCTTATGCAGTCGCGTGCTGGCGATCAGTGGAATGAGTATCAGGCTAAGAAGATTCGCATGGATAACCTTTCGGTGACGGTAGATCTGCTTGCGATGGAACCCACAATCAATGCGGCAGCGGCCGATACAAAGCGCCATGAATACGAAGCTCATATCGAGAAGTGGAACGAGGATCTGGCGAAAGAACAGGAAAAAGCTCGTGAATTTGAATCGGAAGTGACCAAGGCAGAGGCCAAGGCCTCGCGCTACGATCTGGGCGAAGCGCTGCTGCAGATTGCTGTGGTGCTTTGCTCTATTACTCTCTTCACTCGCAAGCGCGCTTATTTTCTTCTTGGGCTTTCGTTGGGAGCTGCGGGACTTATAGTGGCTGTTTCTGCACTGCTAATCCACTGA
- a CDS encoding VIT1/CCC1 transporter family protein translates to MLHYTTEMHEAVHVPHTHDPHIEGHFESTETVRDIVIGLSDGLTVPFALAAGLSGAVASSHIVVLAGLAEIAAGSIAMGLGGYLAARGDAEHYVSERQREEREIIERTRDEEEEIYEIFEQYSVDRASAAPVLNALKQNPAAWVDFMMRFELGLEEPASNRARRSALTIALSYVAGGLIPLLPYILVKDNFAALKLSVMITLLALAIFGALKGKLVGTGWLRSATQTVLIGGAAAAVAYALASLLNTHPT, encoded by the coding sequence ATGCTGCACTACACTACCGAGATGCATGAGGCAGTCCACGTTCCTCACACTCACGACCCGCACATCGAAGGACACTTCGAGTCCACCGAAACCGTCCGTGACATCGTTATTGGCCTCTCCGATGGCCTCACCGTTCCCTTCGCTCTCGCGGCTGGTCTGTCAGGTGCTGTTGCCTCTTCGCACATCGTTGTGCTTGCGGGCCTTGCCGAAATCGCCGCCGGCTCAATCGCCATGGGGCTGGGTGGTTACCTCGCAGCTCGCGGCGATGCCGAGCACTACGTCTCCGAACGGCAACGCGAGGAGCGCGAGATCATCGAGCGCACTCGCGACGAAGAAGAAGAGATCTACGAGATCTTCGAGCAGTACTCGGTTGACCGTGCCAGCGCTGCTCCTGTCTTGAACGCACTCAAACAAAACCCCGCTGCCTGGGTGGACTTTATGATGCGCTTCGAACTGGGCCTTGAAGAGCCTGCCTCCAACCGTGCCCGTCGTTCGGCCCTTACCATCGCTTTGTCCTACGTTGCTGGCGGTCTGATCCCCCTGCTGCCCTACATTCTTGTCAAAGACAACTTTGCCGCCCTCAAGCTCTCAGTCATGATCACGCTGCTGGCGCTCGCTATCTTTGGAGCTCTGAAAGGCAAGTTAGTGGGTACTGGCTGGCTACGGAGCGCCACGCAGACCGTCCTTATTGGAGGGGCAGCAGCCGCAGTGGCCTATGCTCTCGCAAGCCTACTCAACACGCATCCGACTTAG